Below is a window of Colletes latitarsis isolate SP2378_abdomen chromosome 5, iyColLati1, whole genome shotgun sequence DNA.
CGCACACAAACGCATTACTATGCACGCATGCACTTACGCCCAGCCACGCGGGAAATGTGCGCGCGTAAATTGTTAGCCGCGATCGTGAACCATGAAAATAAGAAAAAGGCCTCCCTGCCACGTATCTTGCCTACCTGGTGTCTTGCAAGTTAGAAGTTACGTTTCTTTGAACTGTTTGTTTATttcatagtaagcaaccagacgAATTGTATGACTAATGTGACCAAACTTAATAGACTTCCATATAATGCAGCATCAATTAAAACATCCCTCCGCTTTAAGAAAAATGTACTAAACATGAAATCGTTTATTGGTGTGCCTATATTTTCTCTTTCAACAAACTTAATTCTGAATATAGGCATGCAAATAATTGAATCAAATATCATCAATTTaatgtattaattaataaacaattacatacttaaattttctttaaatagttggatataaatgaaatttgtaaatttacacattctagccatgaagtcgatattattataattattatactttATGTTGAAAGAGAGGAAATTTTCAAACTATCGTAATAGAAGCATCGAAAAatgtctattttttatttttgctgaTAGATAACgttcaatttgttttttttcaaatttggaAGTACAATATTCATGAGcacaattttttatattatttgcatctctattataatttttgttaatgaACATTATCACCAAATAGGAAAATGGTAAGTGCGGTTACTACTTTCTATACAACTCTCTTTTATCAACCGATTGTTGTAGGTTCCAAAGTAACTCATGTATGGCGCTTTATTCGCAGTTGCACTTTTGTGGAAGATCTACCTATCTACTTTAAATATTACTTATGCTGTTTCTATTGGTTCATATATTAAACTATTTGCTTTAAACACGATCTAACGTGTATAATATTCTCAGATCTTCATATATTTTAACTCACTGCGAAATTGTATAAATGTACTTTCTTAAATCAAATGATTTAAGAAGTAACATAAATACGACTACGTCTtctaatttgaaataattacaATTACAAATATAGCGATTTCTTGTAATAAAACAGAATTATTAATAAAGTAACTTTTACTTATGATAATGCTTCGTTTATGTATATCCATTTTTCATACCTTCAaacataatattgatcaaacaaaAATATAACATAGTCCAAAAGTTTCTGTTTCTTTTgatgaaatatattaaaataaatacaaaatatttttgctCGATCATGTGGACGATTTTGTTTTGATTTATCGATTTTAGGTTAGAAgtagtttaaaaaattaaatgttaCAATCACAGTTTTAACTTCTACAAGAGTGAAAAGAAATAATTTGCAATAAATAAGGGGCTCACAACGTTCGATCTTGCGTCTATCTGATCAAACATATCTATCAAAATACTGGTTCTTCGTACTCATTTAATAAGaaaattttctacaaaaatGACTGACAAAATTATCCAATAGTGGAACGTAGTTCTAAATATTTCAAGATTTACGTTTTTAATTGTTTCCCTTTACTCTTCTTCCCGTGCGTCACGTGGTACTTgagaacaaaattttgtaaatcgTTGGGGTTGTGTTTAATTTGAAAGATTCGCTTTCATACGATGATTGTTTTTAATCTTCTTCGAAGGAAGGAGAATCGGGACACCTTGTATAATCGAAGCACGGGTTCCACGTAAAAGGAATCCGATACTGGTTTTGGTAGAAAACCATCATGCTCAGTTGGCAAGCCTCGGTGACAATGTCCGCGTTGAAGTAACACGGGGTACAGGGTACCCGACCGACACAGGCAGCCCTGGTTTTCTGGAAATCGTCAGCGGTCCGGGGCCATTAAACGCGTTATATGTATCTTGCAATTTGATTCCGTAGCGCTCGGTGCGCCGATCGGAGAGTAATTTACGCGAATTCCTGGGCATCCGGGTCTCTACAAGTGggcatcctgggtttcttctcacATTTGATGCATTCGGTGCCGCAGCAATCGCTGCACTGTCTTGTTACTCGCACGACAATCGGGACCCGTCGGACCGAACATTTCCGAAAGACAGTCCTCGCTTACATTATTGCGCTGATTTTAACTACGTACGTAGAATATCACCGACGTATTTTATTCTTCCTCTTCTGTTATCGTATCAGTGATTCCTTCTAAATTGCATCATCGAGCGATGAACTTTATTTACGCGCTGTCAATTACCttatcttttttattttaagtTATGCTAGTTTTATTTTTTACGTTTCTCTGATACTGATATTGCCAAGAGGTGCATTTCAAATGTTAAAGTGACGATTGTTCCTTTAAAACGATTATGCTTCCAGGACGTAAATGTACATGAGCTTATGAAAGGTGATGCAgggcataatgccagttaaaacaAAATCCCGTGTTCCTGAAAATATGGGTATCACTGGTGGACTGGTAGATGCCAGGGATAAACAAGTGTTGAAGGAAGCAGTAGAAGCTGTTGTTAATAGCTTTGCAAAGCATACTCAAGGCTATGGAAGAGGTATAATCAAATTTTTCATCTGAATTCGGCTAAGGCTTTTCTAAGCTACTTATCATCTTTTTCTTTATAGTGAATGTAGTAGAGGCTCTACAAGAATTCTGGCAAATGAAACAAAGTAGAGGAACAGAATTAAGAAATGGAGCTTTAGTTATTTATGAATCTGTTCCTGGTACCAGTCCACCTTATGTTTGTTATGTAACCCTTCCTGGAGGATCTTGTTTTGGTAGCTTTCAGAATTGCCCTACTAAAGCAGAAGCTCGTAGATCGGCGGCAAAAATTGCTTTAATGAATTCCGTTTTTAATGAGCATCCTGCTAGAAAAATAACAGACGATTTTATAGAAAAAGCAGTTGCAGAAGCAAGAGCTAGCTTTACCAAGCCTTCTGCACCATCTAACAGCGTTGGTAACCAAGCACAAGTATGTTTGCTTGTGTATTTCAGTATACTTATTGTTACTGGTAACATaagtacagtagtgcccacataagtgaccgcaCTTTTGCCCACTTAACTGTCCGCggttatccccaccaattctttgaagccaagcggcttcgaGCATCGAGCGTGttgttatcgatacattgtatatatgaTTTCGGTTGCtagctattgtatctcactcgcacttatcctctttccttatctccgttgaattctgagaagtaaccatgcccacataagtgaccgcgGCCGGTCCCGAGCGTGGTCACGTAAGTGGGCACTACTGGTATTAGGTTTTCAAAAACTTTTTATTTACAGGGAAATGGAGATGAGAAAGAGGATCCAAACACAGGTATAGGTGCATTTCGTTTTATGTTAGAATGCAATCGCGGAAGAACAATGTTAGAATTTCAAGAGTTAATGACAGTCTTCCAATTGCTTCATTGGAATGGATCTTTGAAAGCTATGAGAGAAAGGCAGTGCAGCAGACAAGAAGTTGTTGCTCATTACAGTCACCGGGCTTTAGACGACGATATGCGGAGCCAAATGGCATTAGATTGGGTCGCGAGAGAGCACGAAAGCGGCGGTGGTGTCGTTGCTATGGAATTAGCATTAGCTGAAAGAGAACTTGAGGCAGCACGTTCAGCTGGCAGGGAACTTCGATttcctaaagagaaaaaagatATATTGATGCTTGCCCATGCTCAAGTATGCCCTCAGTGATTTTAACAAAAGGATCTTGCAATTCGAAAACATATGAAACTGGTTTTGCAAAAGCTGGTGTTAAGGGAATATGTTTTTTCAATGACATACAATGTCGCCATAATGTGAAGTGCTTTATCGTTGTTTAGCATCGAGACACGTAAACAATTCCGTCCTTTCTacgaagtatttttggtgataaTAGACTATTAATGGGATTATAAACTTGacgtatttttaagaagaatacTTTAAGCGAGTAACTGCCAATTTTTAAATCAAAATTATTCATAATTTGTATATACATACGTTTTGATACAAAATCTCGTCTTCCATTACTACTTTATGCAGTCTTTCCTATAATCATAGCATTATATATTCTTATCATATAGCAAGAAATGCTTGGTGATATATTGTGCTTGCCTGAGGAATAATATCAGTGATTTGAATGGTTTGTTGTCAAAACACTAATTCATGTTTATCATCTACAAAATCGTTGTTCCATATTTTATACACGCATAAAGTTTACAAAGTATAAGCACAATGACCGCGCTTCTGTGCAGTTACATATACGATATAGATTGTAattgttttgaaaatattttattactatTTTTAAGTATTGATAAATacatgttttaataaattttcataattttaaaTTAGGCCTGTCTCCTAATCCTAATATCAAGGTTGCGAAGTGACGTCAAGAGTACTATCGGTCAATTTAACGCTAACTTCTCCTTCTTCTTCTTGCATAGGATGTGTCAGTACTTTGTCTATTATTCCAAATTCCTTTGCTTGTGCTGGGCTCATAAAATTATCCCTTTCCATAGAACGTTCTAGAAAATTATAATATGTTGAAGAAAGTTGTACCAGCATAGTTTCACAAATTTATATACCTATTTTTTCTAACTCCAAGCCTGTATGTTTAACATATAAATTGTTAATTTGTTTCTTGAGCTTTAATATTTCTACAGCTTGTATTTGTATATCTGTAGCTTGACCAGATACTCCTCCTGATGGTTGATGTGTCATAATTCTTGCATTGGGCAATGAGTGACGCATACCTTTTGCCCCAGCAGCTAATAATAAACTTGCCATTGAACATGCTTGCCCTACACACCATGTTGCAACTGGAGGAAGAACATATTGCATGGTGTCATATATACCAAGCCCTGCGGTTACACTGCCACCAGGCGAATTAATGTACATATGAATTGGATTTTTACTACTTTCTGATTGAAGGAATAGTAGTTGAGCAATTACTACAGAGGATACATTATCCGTGatctataaaataatatatttttttattttatcaagTCCGAACACCTATATTTTGCATATGGAAAAaccaaattataatttaatttgtacCGGGCCCATAAGACAAATAATCCGTTCTTTTAAAAGACGTGAATAGATATCATATGCACGTTCACCTCGTCCACTTTGTTCTACCACAACTGGTACAAAATTAAGATATCGCTTACTTATTATTTGACCATGAACCTATgaagtttaaaatattttttagtaatatttaaaacagtacaataatatttaatatcatttaatattattaattaaagtaTTTCTATCTATTATGTAAAGTACTTACAGAAATTTGCAACAAACTATTTATCCTTTGTAACaacattttaataatttaacgtTTATTAGcttcataaaatataaaatattattaatgcaAAATAATACTCgcacaaatattttataaaaaaaatgagaAATAAGACATAACCTAAAccaaaagaattattattacaaTAATCGGTTAATCAAACCTTATcaaaaataacttttcaacgatacGTCACTGATAATTATATCATAATTAACAGAAGGTgttcgaaattatttatttttcgttttgaaatattttatcttttGTAGGTTATATTTTATCTCTTTTAAATTAtgctttttttctttaaatatgtgaaaatatttaatgtattttattttcgtttcaaaACTTTCCACTTGATCAAATTGAAATATCCAACTAGAAATAATCTTTATCGTACGTCGATCGAAACTAACTTGTTTTGAACGCTATGCAACTAAATAGTGAACTTATATTTTGATAcgagttatttttatttaagctgTGACAGTTGacctaattaattaattaatttttatataccGAATAGACTTATAATATGTGAATatatcaaataattttttatttgcaaaaCAGTACATATGTACAGTACTTTAATATCTTCATTGTTCGAGATGAGTATTGACTAACTGcagattttgttaaaaaataaatcaaattttttaattacgacTAAGCTTAAACCACGTTGTACAATTTACATTTCGCGTAACTCATATATTCTTGAGATTCAACTGTTGTCAACAATTATCGGTTAGTAAAATTAATTCTATCATTTAAGTTAACCTATCTTTTCGTTCTTATAACCTACGAATTTTACGTTTGCatagaatatatttttaaaatgaaaaatgaaacgaaatttgCGTTAATGTAGTTTTCGTTATGCATTTAATATTGTTCACTacgattattataaattatttaatataatctAGTGCAGAAGTTGATAATAACTTCGTGGACTTCACACTTTGTATTaattctataaaaatatatttacaggAACAATGAATATATCTCCATTACTTAGAACTGTGTGTCAAACCATAAATTCTGTAGCTCCAAAAATATTGTCTGTGAAACCATTAATAAGTATCATAAATTGCACAATGCATCAAATGTGCAATAGACAATATTTATGTGCTATGCCAACTATAggtataaataaaataagttCAGTGGGTATGCTTCAACCATCTGTACCCACATATAATCTTACATGTGGCTTGAAAACAAAAACTGTTCTACATCGTCGTTGTAAAAGTTGCCAAATAATATGGAAGAATGATAGAAAATATGTAATATGTAAAGACCATCCAAGGCACAAACAAGTAGAGAGGAAAAAACGACCATATAATACATGGATATTAACATTTGCCTCACAAAAGCCTATCCGCGATTGGTAAACTAAATATTGCATTTCATAGGTGTCATTTGTATCATATatcaaaataaaattactaaaaattagttTGATGTTTATTGTCCTTTTTATACTAATGGCCACCAACCTCAAAGGATATTAAAGTTAATATATAAATCTCATTGATTTTCACTGAGCTATTTGTTGAAATGttat
It encodes the following:
- the Lft gene encoding limb expression 1 family member lowfat, with amino-acid sequence MQGIMPVKTKSRVPENMGITGGLVDARDKQVLKEAVEAVVNSFAKHTQGYGRVNVVEALQEFWQMKQSRGTELRNGALVIYESVPGTSPPYVCYVTLPGGSCFGSFQNCPTKAEARRSAAKIALMNSVFNEHPARKITDDFIEKAVAEARASFTKPSAPSNSVGNQAQGNGDEKEDPNTGIGAFRFMLECNRGRTMLEFQELMTVFQLLHWNGSLKAMRERQCSRQEVVAHYSHRALDDDMRSQMALDWVAREHESGGGVVAMELALAERELEAARSAGRELRFPKEKKDILMLAHAQVCPQ
- the Clpp gene encoding caseinolytic protease proteolytic subunit, which codes for MYCFANKKLFDIFTYYKSIRINSLLQISVHGQIISKRYLNFVPVVVEQSGRGERAYDIYSRLLKERIICLMGPITDNVSSVVIAQLLFLQSESSKNPIHMYINSPGGSVTAGLGIYDTMQYVLPPVATWCVGQACSMASLLLAAGAKGMRHSLPNARIMTHQPSGGVSGQATDIQIQAVEILKLKKQINNLYVKHTGLELEKIERSMERDNFMSPAQAKEFGIIDKVLTHPMQEEEGEVSVKLTDSTLDVTSQP